The genome window GTACTCCGTAATCTGGAGGGTAAGATTGATGTTCTGGTTTCACTTGAAATCGGGATTGATGTGCTTCGCTCGGAGAGATCGTTCGACATTTCACTCACGGCGGAGTTTGCGTCACTGGAGGATCTTCAGGCGTATCAGGTACATCCGCTTCATCAGGAAGTTATCAAGTACATGAATGAAGTCAGAGAACAGTCGATTGCAGTGGACTACGAGATCTGATCTGGTATTCAAACTACGTTGAGATAAAGGGGACTCTGCATGAGCGATTTAAGAGACGTTATGGAATTTCTATATATTTTTGTTGTGTTTCTAATCGCTTGTCCTGTGATGATATTCTGGCTTAAGCGAAGAGGGAAACGGAACCGATAACTCACTGAACGGGAAGTGAACGAATGTATTATGTGAACAGAGAACAGATTGCCCGCCGGCTTGCTGCTGTACCGGAAGTAGCTGAAGGGCTTCGCCGCGCAGCGCAGGCTTGGGATGGCAGTCTCATGCTGGGGATGGTTCAGGAGCGGTGTCTTCATCTGGCGATTGAGATTGTTACCGATGTGGGAAGTTATCTGATTGATGGCTTCATCATGAGAGATGCGAGCAGCTATGATGATATTATTCAGATTAATTATGAAGAAAAGGTTTTTGACAATTCGACCTATGAGATCTTGCGTCAGCTTGTGACGTTACGTAAACCACTGGTGCAGGATTATTACAGTTGGGAGCGATCTGAGCTCCATCCGCTTAGCATAGAGTTGCCGAACATACTTGAACATTTTACTACACAGGTTAGCGCATACGTGGAAACAGAACTTGGTCCTTTCAATGCGGCACAAGCCGAGGGACAGCGCAAGGAATGAGGGAAATCGCATGACAAATGAATCAAAAGAATTCAATGAAGTAAATACTGAAAGTAAAGAACCGAATGAAACGCCTTCCGGATTCCATCCGGTGTATATGGTTGAACTCCTGTTCCGGGAACGTCCGGAGGTAGACCGCCTGCGTTTGCAGGAAGCGATGATTCGTCATACAGGACAAGTTCGACTGGATGTTAAACAAGGAACTGGAGAGCAAGAGCATGAGATGTTAGTCTTCTACCATCTGGACCATAAGGTATCTTTTCAGGAAGGGGCTATCCCTGCTCAGACCTGCATGCTTCCAGTGAATGAAATCGCAGATCGTGCACGTTTTGGCGGAGCTGTGCAACAAGCATGGCATTGGCCGGAAGTGGGACAAGTTGTCAAAGCTTCGCGTTATTCCATCCGGATACATGATATGTTCACGGCTGCCATGCCTCGTAAACAGCGTTTGGAGCTGTTCCAGAAAACTGTACTGGCAATTATGGAGAGTTTGACCTGTGATGCGCTGTATTGGTATGGCAGTGATAAGCTGGTTGAACCGGAAGCTTATACGCAAGCTCAGGAACGTGAGGAACATCTGTATGCAGCTATGAACGTTCGGATGTATCAGGCTGGAGGTACGGAGGAACAGCGCGGGTTGGTCATGGATACCGTAGGATTGTCTGCGCTGGGTGTACCTGATGTACAGTGTCACTTCGTTGGTCTTGATCCAGATACGGTGGCACAGACCTTACTGGGTGCAGCGTATTACATATTTGATCAGGGAGATGTCCTGCAAGATGGACAGACGCTGGGTTCTTCAGGTGGACGTCGCTGGCGTTGTGAACATCAGGCGGCATTAATTGCACCAGGACGATATGTCATTGATTTGGACCCGGGTGATGAGCATGCGGCGGCTGATCTCGAGCCGGCTCGTCAGAGTTGAGTTTAAATCCAAGACATTCTGCAGCCATTCAAAAAGGGCGTTCAGATTATTTTTAACATCTGGAGTGTCAAGTCAAGCCTGTGCTGCTTATAATGCATCAACAGAGTAGGCATTCGCCCGGATGGCTGAGCGACAGATCGTTGCTTCTGATCCGGTACTTAAACCATAGTAAAGGGAGAGATGTGACGTGAAGGATTCTAACAAAAGTTTGTTGTGGGGAGCTCTTATTGGCTCCGTGGTAGGTTCTGTAACAGCGTTATTGCTGGCGCCGAAATCGGGTCGTGAACTTCGTCAGGATATTACAGAAGGTGCTCGTCAGGTATCGGAGAAAGGTCAGGAACTGGCTGGAATCGTGGGGGAACAAAGCTCACAGATCGTATCCAAGGTTAAAGAGACCGCAGATGTCGTGATTCAGGATATTCAATCCTGGCGCAATTGCGGCGAAGGAAAAGAAATTCGTATATCGGCAGCCATTGTAGATACCGCCGATATCGATAAAACAGTTGATGAATCCGGCAATGACATCGTAGCGAAGCTTCCTGCGGATGAGTCCAAGGACGACAACTAAGCAAGCTTGAGATAAGCAGGCTTTCCTCTATTTAGAGGAGAGCCTGCTTTGTTGCGTGTCCACACATAGAAGACGTGGCGCGGATTTAATTTGAACGCCGCGATGAAATCGGGTAAGATGTAGGTACCTTTTTGCCGGAATGTTCATACGGTAGGAAGAAAGCTCTGGAAAACAAATGTAATGAGAACCAATTCAATGAAGAAGGAAGCGGTGTGTTCGTGCAGCAAGCAATCGCTATATTAGACTCCGGTGTGGGGGGATTGACCGTCGCCAAGGAAGTGATGCGTCAGCTCCCGCGGGAAAAGATCATTTATTTTGGGGATACTGCCCGGACACCGTACGGACCCCGTTCGTCCGAACAAGTAAAACAATTTACGGAACAAATCGTTGATTTCTTGATCCAGTTCGATCCGAAGGTTATCGTTATCGCCTGTAACACAGCAACAGCGGCCGCGTTGGAGTATATCCGTTCCAAGGTGAATATGCCCGTCATTGGTGTTATACATCCGGGTGCGCGGGCAGCAATCACAGCGACACGTACAGGACGTATTGGTGTGATTGGTACCACGGGTACCATAGGTAGTGGGGCTTATACATCGGCACTTAAACAGTTGTCCCCCTATATTGATGTGGTCAGTCAGGCTTGTCCGGCGCTGGTGCCGTTGGTGGAACAAGGTGAATTTCGTTCCGAGCACACGACACATACGGTGGAGCAATCATTAGGCGAGATCAAACAGCAGCCAATAGATTGTCTTATTCTGGGTTGTACGCATTATCCCTTTCTCATGGACACCATTCAGGAAGTTATGGGACAGGAAGTGAAGTTAATCAGTTCGGCAGATGAAACGGCACGTGAAATCAGTACGATTTTATATGATAAACGAAAGCTGGCCAGTGGGGATGAGACTCCGGTGCATCAGTTTTTCTGCACTGGCGACCCTCGCATGTTCCAGAATATCACCCGTCGCTGGTTGGGAGAGCAGATCTCCAAGACTCCTGTTGTCTGGCAGGTTACGCAATTATCCTAGTTATACTCAAAATATGCATGAATCAGACTTTAAATTAATGTATTTAATAATGAATGATCCCGGAACTGTGAAGTTTCGGGATTTTTTGTCATGATTATGCATCAACAGGTGATGAACATGATTCATGTCACATGACGGACAACCCGACCTGCATACATATGTTACATAGACGAAGTTGGTGAGAACCGGACAGGAGACCTGTCTTTTCCTGTGGAAAGGAGAGCAACATGGAACTGCAATGGATTATCGTTCAGCGGGGAGATACACTGTCGCGAATTGCGTCAGCACACCATATGACCAGGGAGTTACTTGCCGCACTGAACCCGGAAGCAGCCGCCCAGCCTTACTTGCTGGCAGGTCAGATGCTGCGTATTGTGCCCGGGACAGGTCGCAGATATGCTGTACCGCCTGGAGAACGTGTAGGGGAGATTGCAGGGAGATTTGGTCTGGAGGAAGAAGCGTTGCGACAGGCCAATCCCGAAATCACCAATATTACCGACTGGGTTGGTCGCTGTATTCATATTCCGGTTTCGAATGGAAAAACTATTGTAAAGATTCAGGGAGAGTATGGTTATAGAGAATTAATCAAGGATATAAACAAGCTGGAGCATCAATACCCGTTTATCGAAACGGGGTCCATTGGAACAAGTGTTATGGGGAAGTCGCTGCCTTATTTACGTATCGGGCATGGGTCGAGACATATCCATGTTAACGCTTCTGTTCATGCCAATGAGTGGCTGACATCAGCAGTTCTGATGAAGTTTATCGAAGAGTATGCCGAAGCGTATAGTACACATGGGACATGGCATCAATACCAGACAGAACGCTGGATGCAAGAGACGTCACTCTGGGCAGTGCCGATGGTTAATCCGGACGGTGTCGAACTGGTTCAGGAAGGTGTGGTCAATCAGCACCCACATGCACAGCAGTTGTTAGGCTGGAATGCGGGCAGAGCAAATTTCACCCATTGGAAGGCGAACATCAGAGGAGTTGATCTGAATGATCAATTTCCCGCCCATTGGGATGAAGAGGCAGCGAGAAGAGGTGTGACCTCACCTGGGCCTAGAGATTATGCAGGAACGGCTCCATTGACAGAACCGGAGGCACAGGCGCTTGCGCGGTGGACGCAGCAACACACATTCGATGCGGTTGTGTCCCTGCATAGTCAGGGACAGGAAATCTATTGGAACTACCGTGATCTGGAACCCAGAGAGAGTGCTCCGCTGTCGCGTAGACTCGCCAAAGCTTCGGGTTACAAAGCGGTGAAGCTCGGTGGCAGTGATGCCGGATACAAAGACTGGTTTATCCAAGCTTTTGGTAAGCCGGGCTTCACGGTGGAAGTTGGGTTGGGTGTTAATCCGCTTCCCGTTGAACAGTTTGATGATATCTGTATCGAAGTGGGAATGTTGCTGGCTGAACTGTTATCTAATGGACAGTGAGGCAAGACCCTGAATGATGATGGTGTGAAACTTAACGGTAGATCATTCGTATAACAGGAACGGACGCTATGAGCGACGTTCCGTTTTTATTATTTTTTTATTGTGGCTTATTATGACATACGTTCTGGATGGTTTTCGAACGGGTAATGATGGATGTGCCGTTTGGCGATATATATTATTATACGGAGGGATTCGCATGAAGTGGAGAAGACTGCTGTCATTCAAACGATGGACACAAGTTTTCAAAAGGCTCCCCCGGCTGCTCCGGGCTCCGCAGATTCCTTTGGGAGAAAAGCTGTTATTTATTATTCCGGCCCTGTTGTACTGGGTGCTTCCTGACGTGATGCCGTTTATGCCCATCGATGATATCGGGGTTACTTTGATTCTGATGAATTGGTTTGTAAGCCGGGCAGAACGTAAATATCCTGTGCTTCAGGAGGGTGCACCTTCTTAATATGCAGCTCATGAATCATTTTAACATTGAATTCGCATCAATGTTATTGCGAAGAGCGGTAACTTTCTTTACAATAGATGCTGTAGTTTAAGAATGCTGAAATTGTTGAAACCTGCAATTACAATA of Paenibacillus sp. FSL R5-0517 contains these proteins:
- a CDS encoding Dabb family protein, which translates into the protein MIKHIVLFKMKDRSTESIEAAAQVLRNLEGKIDVLVSLEIGIDVLRSERSFDISLTAEFASLEDLQAYQVHPLHQEVIKYMNEVREQSIAVDYEI
- a CDS encoding DUF4261 domain-containing protein is translated as MTNESKEFNEVNTESKEPNETPSGFHPVYMVELLFRERPEVDRLRLQEAMIRHTGQVRLDVKQGTGEQEHEMLVFYHLDHKVSFQEGAIPAQTCMLPVNEIADRARFGGAVQQAWHWPEVGQVVKASRYSIRIHDMFTAAMPRKQRLELFQKTVLAIMESLTCDALYWYGSDKLVEPEAYTQAQEREEHLYAAMNVRMYQAGGTEEQRGLVMDTVGLSALGVPDVQCHFVGLDPDTVAQTLLGAAYYIFDQGDVLQDGQTLGSSGGRRWRCEHQAALIAPGRYVIDLDPGDEHAAADLEPARQS
- a CDS encoding YtxH domain-containing protein; protein product: MKDSNKSLLWGALIGSVVGSVTALLLAPKSGRELRQDITEGARQVSEKGQELAGIVGEQSSQIVSKVKETADVVIQDIQSWRNCGEGKEIRISAAIVDTADIDKTVDESGNDIVAKLPADESKDDN
- the racE gene encoding glutamate racemase, which gives rise to MQQAIAILDSGVGGLTVAKEVMRQLPREKIIYFGDTARTPYGPRSSEQVKQFTEQIVDFLIQFDPKVIVIACNTATAAALEYIRSKVNMPVIGVIHPGARAAITATRTGRIGVIGTTGTIGSGAYTSALKQLSPYIDVVSQACPALVPLVEQGEFRSEHTTHTVEQSLGEIKQQPIDCLILGCTHYPFLMDTIQEVMGQEVKLISSADETAREISTILYDKRKLASGDETPVHQFFCTGDPRMFQNITRRWLGEQISKTPVVWQVTQLS
- a CDS encoding HepT-like ribonuclease domain-containing protein gives rise to the protein MYYVNREQIARRLAAVPEVAEGLRRAAQAWDGSLMLGMVQERCLHLAIEIVTDVGSYLIDGFIMRDASSYDDIIQINYEEKVFDNSTYEILRQLVTLRKPLVQDYYSWERSELHPLSIELPNILEHFTTQVSAYVETELGPFNAAQAEGQRKE
- a CDS encoding M14 family metallopeptidase; the protein is MQWIIVQRGDTLSRIASAHHMTRELLAALNPEAAAQPYLLAGQMLRIVPGTGRRYAVPPGERVGEIAGRFGLEEEALRQANPEITNITDWVGRCIHIPVSNGKTIVKIQGEYGYRELIKDINKLEHQYPFIETGSIGTSVMGKSLPYLRIGHGSRHIHVNASVHANEWLTSAVLMKFIEEYAEAYSTHGTWHQYQTERWMQETSLWAVPMVNPDGVELVQEGVVNQHPHAQQLLGWNAGRANFTHWKANIRGVDLNDQFPAHWDEEAARRGVTSPGPRDYAGTAPLTEPEAQALARWTQQHTFDAVVSLHSQGQEIYWNYRDLEPRESAPLSRRLAKASGYKAVKLGGSDAGYKDWFIQAFGKPGFTVEVGLGVNPLPVEQFDDICIEVGMLLAELLSNGQ